One Aphidius gifuensis isolate YNYX2018 linkage group LG3, ASM1490517v1, whole genome shotgun sequence DNA window includes the following coding sequences:
- the LOC122853031 gene encoding thymosin beta-like isoform X2: protein MSAPINPSLKDLPKVSIDLKSQLEGFNPDAMKKAETAIKNVLPSAEDVAAEKTQQTLIAGIEAFDATKLKHTETQEKNPLPDKMAIEQEKDKQQFISGIENFDPAKLKHAQTMEKNPLPTKETIDAKKIDD from the exons ATGTCAGCTCCAATTAATCCATCATTGAAGGATCTTCCAAAGGTCTCAATTGATCTAAAAAGTCAACTCGAAGGATTTAATCCTGATGCCATGAAAAAAGCTGAGACtgcaattaaaaatgttttgcCATCAGCTGAAg atGTAGCAGCTGAAAAGACACAGCAGACCTTGATTGCTGGCATTGAGGCCTTTGATGCCACCAAATTGAAGCATACTGAAACTCAGGAAAAAAATCCACTTCCTGATAAAATGG caATTGAACAAGAAAAAGACAAACAACAATTCATATCTggaattgaaaattttgatcCAGCCAAGCTCAAGCATGCTCAAACCATGGAAAAAAATCCTTTGCCAACCAAAGAGA ccattGATGCAAAAAAGATTGATgattaa
- the LOC122853031 gene encoding thymosin beta-like isoform X1 — MSAPINPSLKDLPKVSIDLKSQLEGFNPDAMKKAETAIKNVLPSAEDVRQERQHSDLIHDVESFKTGQLKHADTKEKIILPNATDVAAEKTQQTLIAGIEAFDATKLKHTETQEKNPLPDKMAIEQEKDKQQFISGIENFDPAKLKHAQTMEKNPLPTKETIDAKKIDD; from the exons ATGTCAGCTCCAATTAATCCATCATTGAAGGATCTTCCAAAGGTCTCAATTGATCTAAAAAGTCAACTCGAAGGATTTAATCCTGATGCCATGAAAAAAGCTGAGACtgcaattaaaaatgttttgcCATCAGCTGAAg acGTGAGACAAGAACGTCAACATTCAGACTTGATTCATGATGTCGAGAGTTTTAAAACTGGTCAACTAAAGCATGCtgatacaaaagaaaaaattattttaccaaatGCAACAG atGTAGCAGCTGAAAAGACACAGCAGACCTTGATTGCTGGCATTGAGGCCTTTGATGCCACCAAATTGAAGCATACTGAAACTCAGGAAAAAAATCCACTTCCTGATAAAATGG caATTGAACAAGAAAAAGACAAACAACAATTCATATCTggaattgaaaattttgatcCAGCCAAGCTCAAGCATGCTCAAACCATGGAAAAAAATCCTTTGCCAACCAAAGAGA ccattGATGCAAAAAAGATTGATgattaa
- the LOC122853032 gene encoding chromatin-remodeling ATPase INO80-like: MSVQKNIKMGHDVEMALPLHLQRLERSLNIYPFLGQVKELFKDHVSDDKKSMSSELSGDDDNYSNSGLNEREEARISKLRLYNMENIGDERAWLQDVLLSDSSDSQSGTDNDEPITEEDFQDMLKFHILRKKYQGKFYQKPDNIQYQYYSSGLLSNIDRFPDHQKLIVGNKKKKDKKIVKIKKEKIIKPRKPPNKNKDKDKGNDGDDDDDNDDNNGDGYDYGDGCGNDNLNKNEWNKIIPKEEEFDDSELDIMMKNQSRARGKKKHTTKSPEMMALRRRKIWIMMSKKELGKIQRSKTNNHKEMLISCKKVAQNCMKYWRQKAMHSQKNMKETVWRAKRLTREMQTYWKRYDRVERETRRRLEKEAEEQRKMDVELIEVKRQQRKLNFLITQTELYAHFMSKKLGKSSPEEQLRILSQLDEEKIPRLADIDDYDSEIMKQKAKKNAIEAFDHDRSRTRQFDTSASAATSSANKELCLNNTPDNLEHPQPSIFMGNLKGYQLKGMNWLANLYDQGISGILADEMGLGKTVQSIAFLCHVAERYSVWGPFLIISPASTLHNWQQEMARFVPPFKVVPYWGNPQERKILRQFWDTKDLHTKDASFHVVITSYQLVITDYKYFNRIKWQYMILDEAQAIKSTSSMRWKLLLGFSCRNRLLLSGTPIQNSMAELWALLHFIMPTLFDSHDEFNEWFSKDIESHAENKTGIDEKHLSRLHMILKPFMLRRIKKDVENELSDKIEIMVYCPLTRRQKLLYSALKQKIRIEDLLHYTVGGGGSSNGGNDSTMNDKNFTSNLMNLVMQFRKVCNHPELFERRDAKSPYFMITKNYNMPSLLYNDGIIDHSIPSKKHILYNKLSIFTTQHIHHSLFNSNNNDDNIFSFSRLIGLSPSELNYLHVSGILYIICHATIFKRKIIKKRYWDDWWIDEDIQLPNNMMLIVDAKNNNLLENNIDLIFTKRIFCGEPVYTHTDHVIHTMPETMTHRILRSSKIAGNIPIKLTRGQVTDINADIDDDIKLILLPEHQHRSRPSEIRSCQVTSMPSFICDNYPKIQASPRKLYVSDSSAACAWKRHEECGGPFGKKIIKLGCEYALLSTPDFEPSIAVDNLRSATMFSHETVGGLSACTPVNGWSNIIVPDKQTLVTDAGKLSVLDNLLKRLKEQGHRVLIYSQMTKMIDLLEEYMYHRKHTFMRLDGSSKISDRRDMVADFQKRADIFVFLLSTRAGGLGINLTAADTVIFYDSDWNPTVDQQAMDRAHRLGQTKQVTVYRLICKGTIEERILQRAREKSEIQRMVISGGNFKPDTLKPKEVVSLLLDDEEIEAKYSQRSEERKQDTTLEDVTHIDCTTIPQHHKEKDRKRKLTVHPVKINNNKRPCTEDIIKIENQNDLLTIQSDNEFQNTSSQLLLNEEIIIDNDDIILDDNLILKSEDETSNEGLVVDVDGPIGININQQNRQSTSVNDRSKVTKLGHHFSFGVGSGVRIRPTIRGTSKRGRPRGSRRGGQVSGKGRGGFLPGQIGTTPQSPGGSCHSPPSSSSSTDQIAQQGLQGIVGLEGDCLSTVNTSNTSGQITPVRCTTTGVRRGPGRPRLRPAGPGNQGQRTPTNNYNKRVQKSLPVPLRSNQLSNPTSNTLSPNPSSINISPVLLTNVQKQSTSVSNLDLRPFGFYTQQQQQQQQQQLQQVPKQDDKFINPK; this comes from the exons ATGTCtgtccaaaaaaatataaaaatgggaCATGATGTAGAAATGGCACTTCCTCTGCATCTTCAAAGACTAGAAAGAAGCTTGAATATTTATCCATTTTTGGGACAAGTGAAAGAATTATTCAAAGACCATGTTAg tgatgataaaaaatcaatgtctTCAGAGCTatctggtgatgatgataattattcaaatagtGGTCTCAACGAGAGAGAag aagcAAGAATAAGCAAGCTGAGATTGtataatatggaaaatattggTGATGAAAGAGCTTGGTTACAAGATGTATTGTTAAGTGATTCATCAGATAGTCAGTCTGGTACAGACAATGATGAGCCAATAACTGAAGAAGATTTTCAAGATatgttaaaatttcatatacttagaaaaaaatatcagggtaaattttatcaaaaaccaGACAATATACAGTATCAATATTACAGCTCTGGATTATTGTCAAATATTGATAGATTTCCAGATCATCAAAAGCTAATTGttggcaataaaaaaaagaaagataaaaaaatagttaaaataaaaaaagaaaaaataataaaacctcGTAAAccaccaaataaaaataaagataaagataaaggcaatgatggtgatgatgatgatgataatgatgataataatggtgATGGTTATGATTATGGTGATGGTTGtggtaatgataatttaaataaaaatgaatggaataaaataattccaaaAGAAGAAGAATTTGATGATAGTGAATTGgatattatgatgaaaaatcaatCACGTGcaagaggtaaaaaaaaacatacaacaaAAAGTCCAGAAATGATGGCATTAAGAAGACGTAAAATATGGATTATGATGTCAAAAAAAGAACTTGGTAAAATACAAAGAtctaaaacaaataatcataaaGAAATGCTAATAAGTTGTAAAAAAGTTGCTCAAAATTGTATGAAATATTGGCGTCAAAAAGCAATgcattcacaaaaaaatatgaaagaaacaGTATGGCGTGCTAAAAGATTAACACGTGAAATGCAAACATATTGGAAACGTTATGATCGTGTTGAACGTGAAACACGTAGACGTCTTGAAAAAGAAGCTGAAGAACAACGTAAAATGGatgttgaattaattgaagTTAAACGtcaacaaagaaaattaaattttttaataacacaaACTGAACTTTATGCACAttttatgtcaaaaaaattaggtAAATCATCACCAGAAGAACAATTACGAATACTAAGTCaacttgatgaagaaaaaataccaCGTTTAGCTGACATTGATGATTATGATAgtgaaataatgaaacaaaaagctaaaaaaaatgcaattgaaGCATTTGATCATGATAGATCAAGAACAAGACAATTTGATACTTCAGCATCAGCAGCAACATCATCAGCAAATAAAGaactttgtttaaataatacacCAGATAATCTTGAACATCCACAACCATCAATATTCATGGGTAATTTAAAAGGTTATCAATTAAAAGGAATGAATTGGTTGGCAAATTTATATGACCAAGGTATAAGTGGTATTCTTGCTGATGAAATGGGTCTTGGTAAAACAGTACAATCAATAGCATTTTTATGTCATGTTGCTGAACGTTATTCTGTTTGGGgaccatttttaataatatcaccaGCATCAACACTCCATAATTGGCAACAAGAAATGGCTAGATTTGTACCACCATTTAAAGTTGTACCATATTGGGGTAATCCACAAGAACGTAAAATATTACGTCAATTTTGGGATACAAAAGATTTACATACAAAAGATGCATCATTTCATGTTGTTATAACAAGTTATCAACTTGTTATAActgattataaatattttaatagaatTAAATGGCAATATATGATATTAGATGAAGCACAAGCAATTAAAAGTACAAGTAGCATGAGATGGAAACTTTTATTAGGTTTTAGTTGTCGTAATCGTTTATTATTAAGTGGTACACCAATACAAAATAGTATGGCTGAATTATGGGcattattacattttataatgccaacattatttgattcacatgatgaatttaatgaatGGTTTTCAAAAGACATTGAAAGTCATGCTGAAAATAAAACTGGTATTGatgaaaaacatttatcaAGATTACACATGATATTAAAACCATTTATGTtaagaagaattaaaaaagatgttgaaaatgaattatcagataaaattgaaataatggTTTATTGTCCATTAACTAgaagacaaaaattattatattcagcattaaaacaaaaaataagaattgaaGATTTATTACATTATactgttggtggtggtggtagtagtAATGGTGGTAATGATTCAAcaatgaatgataaaaattttacctcAAATTTAATGAATCTAGTCATGCAATTTAGAAAAGTATGTAATCATCCAGAATTATTTGAACGACGTGATGCTAAATCACCATATTTTATGattactaaaaattataatatgccATCACTTTTATATAATGATGGTATTATTGATCATTCAATACcatcaaaaaaacatatattatataataaattaagtatATTTACAACACAACATATTCATCATTCATTattcaatagtaataataatgatgataatattttttcattttctcgtCTTATTGGATTATCACCaagtgaattaaattatttacatgtttctggtatattatatattatttgtcatgcaacaatatttaaacgtaaaattataaaaaaacgttATTGGGATGATTGGTGGATTGATGAAGATATACAATTGCCAAATAATATGATGCTTATTGTTgatgctaaaaataataatttattagaaaataatattgatttaatttttacaaaaagaattttttgtgGTGAGCCTGTTTATACACATACTGATCATGTTATTCATACAATGCCTGAAACAATGACACATAGAATACTAAGAAGTAGTAAAATTGCTGGTAATATaccaattaaattaacaagagGACAAGTTACTGATATTAAtgctgatattgatgatgatattaaattaatattattacctGAACATCAGCATCGTTCTAGACCAAGTGAAATTAGAAGTTGCCAAGTTACATCAATGCCTTCATTTATTTGTGATAATTATCCCAAG attcAAGCATCTCCAAGAAAATTGTATGTCAGTGATAGCAGTGCAGCTTGTGCCTGGAAAAGACATGAAGAATGTGGTGGAccatttggtaaaaaaattattaaacttggATGTGAATATGCATTATTATCAACACCTGATTTTGAGCCATCAATTGCTGTTGATAATTTACGAAGTGCAACAATGTTTTCACATGAAACAGTTGGTGGTTTATCAGCATGTACACCTGTTAATGGCTGgtcaaatattattgttccag ataaacaaACTCTTGTTACTGATGCAGGAAAATTATCAgttttagataatttattaaaacgttTAAAGGAACAAGGTCATcgagttttaatttattctcaaATGACTAAAATGATTGATTTACTTGag GAGTACATGTATCACCGGAAACACACTTTTATGCGCCTCGATGGTTCATCAAAAATCTCCGATCGTCGGGATATGGTTGCAGATTTTCAAAAGCG agcgGATATATTTGTCTTTCTTTTGAGTACAAGAGCTGGTGGTTTGGGAATAAATTTGACTGCTGCTGATAct gtaattttttatgatagtGATTGGAATCCAACAGTGGATCAACAAGCTATGGACAGAGCACATAGATTGGGTCAAACTAAACAGGTGACTGTTTATCGTTTAATTTGCAAAGGTACTATTGAAGAAAGAATATTACAAAGGGCACGTGAAAAAAGTGAg atTCAAAGAATGGTCATAAGTGGTGGTAATTTTAAACCAGACACATTAAAACCAAAAGAAGTTGTGTCATTACTTCTagatgatgaagaaattgAAGCAAAAT aCAGTCAACGAAGCGAAGAAAGAAAGCAAGACACAACTCTGGAGGATGTAACTCACATTGATTGTACTACAATTCCTCAACATCACAAGGAAAAGGACCGGAAAAGGAAGTTAACCGTACATCCGGTCAAG attaataataataaaagaccATGTACAGaggatattataaaaattgaaaatcaaaatgatCTATTGACAATTCAATCAGACAATGAATTTCAAAATACAtcatcacaattattattaaatgaagaaataataattgataatgatgatattatacttgatgataatttaatattaaaatcagaAGATGAAACAAGTAATGAAGgacttgttgttgatgttgatggacCAATTggtattaatattaatcaacaaaatcgTCAATCAACAAGTGTTAATGATAGATCAAAAGTAACAAAACTTGGTCATCATTTTAGTTTTGGTGTTGGTAGTGGTGTACGTATACGACCAACAATACGTGGTACCAGTAAACGTGGTAGACCTCGTGGATCACGTCGTGGTGGACAAGTTAGTGGTAAAGGACGAGGTGGATTTTTACCTGGTCAAATTGGTACAACACCACAATCACCTGGTGGTTCGTGTCATTCACCtccttcttcatcttcatcgaCTGATCAGATTGCTCAGCAag